Proteins encoded in a region of the Benincasa hispida cultivar B227 chromosome 2, ASM972705v1, whole genome shotgun sequence genome:
- the LOC120070892 gene encoding replication protein A 70 kDa DNA-binding subunit B-like: protein MADAPTVGGISNILSNPSPDSPSDVPDVVVQVIDLKATGNRYMFTASDGDMKLKAILPSNLTSDVISGNIQNLGLIRVLDYSLNDIPNKQEKYLIVTKCEVVSPALEKEVKTEVKKEETGIILKPKLEDDDKSTFNNGSGILLKPKQELVAKSAAQIVHEQQTNMAPAARMSMTRRVHPLVYLNPYQGDWTIKVRVTDKGNLRTYKNAQGEGYVFNVVLTDEDGTQIQATMFNDAARKFYEKFSLGKVYYISRGALKVANKKFKTVQNDYEMTLNVNSQVDEVSSEAAFVPETKYNFVKIDMLGPHVNGRDLVDVIGVVQSVSPTMSIRRKINNETAPKRDVTIADETKKTVVISLWNDLATTVGQELLDIADQSPIIAVKYLRVGDFQGVSLSTISRSSIMINPDIKEAHDLRSWYDSEGKAVSMSSVSSGLSPSTKSGTRSMYSDRISLSHILQNKSLGEEKPMFFSIRAYVSFIKPDQTMWYRACKTCKKKVTEAIGSGYWCDNCQKNDEECSLKYIMVVRVSDASGEAWFSTFNEEAERIIGCSADELDQLKSQVGEENSYQLKLKQATWVPHLFRVSVSQNEYNNEKRQRITVRSVAPVDFAAESRFLLEEIAKMKAS, encoded by the exons ATGGCGGACGCACCAACCGTTGGCGGCATATCAAACATTTTGTCTAATCCATCCCCAGACTCCCCCTCCGATGTCCCCGATGTCGTGGTTCAGGTCATCGATCTCAAGGCGACGGGAAATCGCTACAT GTTTACTGCTAGCGATGGGGATATGAAGCTTAAAGCTATTCTTCCATCAAACCTGACGTCTGATGTCATTTCTGGAAACATTCAAAATTTGGGGCTTATTCGCGTTCTTGACTACTCTCTCAATGACATTCCGAACAAGCAAGAAAA GTATTTAATCGTGACGAAATGTGAGGTTGTTTCTCCTGCTCTAGAAAAGGAGGTAAAAACTGAGGTTAAGAAAGAGGAAACAGGTATTATTTTGAAACCGAAGCTAGAGGATGATGATAAGAGCACATTTAACAATGGATCTGGTATTCTTTTAAAGCCAAAGCAAGAATTGGTTGCCAAATCAGCTGCTCAGATTGTACACGAGCAGCAAACGAA TATGGCACCAGCTGCACGTATGTCCATGACAAGGCGAGTTCATCCCCTTGTCTACTTAAATCCTTATCAGGGAGATTGGACCATCAAAGTCCGTGTTACGGATAAGGGAAACCTGCGTACATACAAGAATGCTCAAGGAGAAGGTTATGTTTTTAACGTAGTGTTGACAGATGAAGAT GGTACACAAATACAGGCAACGATGTTCAATGATGCTGCAAGGAAGTTCTATGAGAAATTTTCCCTTGGCAAAGTTTACTACATTTCCAGGGGGGCTTTGAAAGTTGCTAATAAGAAATTTAAGACAGTTCAAAATGATTATGAAATGACTTTGAATGTGAATTCTCAAGTAGATGAGGTTAGCAGTGAAGCTGCGTTTGTTCctgaaacaaaatataattttgtcaAGATTGATATGTTAGGTCCGCACGTGAATGGAAGGGACCTTGTTG ATGTTATTGGAGTTGTTCAAAGTGTTTCTCCTACAATGAGCATTCGAAGGAAAATCAACAATGAGACAGCTCCAAAACGTGATGTAACCATTGCTGATGAGAC GAAGAAGACAGTTGTGATATCTTTGTGGAATGATCTTGCGACCACTGTGGGGCAGGAGTTGCTTGACATTGCCGACCAATCTCCAATAATTGCAGTGAAGTATCTTAGAGTTGGGGACTTTCAAG GTGTATCTTTGTCCACAATAAGCAGAAGCTCAATTATGATAAATCCAGACATAAAGGAAGCACATGATTTGAGATCCTG GTATGACTCTGAAGGAAAAGCCGTATCCATGTCTTCTGTAAGCTCTGGCCTGAGCCCATCAACCAAGAGTGGTACCAGGTCCATGTACTCTGACCGTATCTCCCTATCTCATATACTCCAAAACAAATCTTTGGGAGAAGAAAAG CCCATGTTCTTCAGCATCAGAGCATATGTTAGCTTTATCAAGCCTGATCAAACAATGTGGTATCGGGCTTGCAAGACATGCAAAAAGAAGGTGACTGAAGCGATTGGATCTGGATATTGGTGCGACAATTGTcagaaaaatgatgaagaatgCAGTTTAAAGTACATAATGGTCGTGAGAGTTTCTGATGCAAGTGGTGAAGCTTGGTTCTCTACATTCAATGAAGAAGCAGAGAGAATCATTGGATGCTCTGCCGATGAGCTTGACCAACTCAAATCACAG GTTGGAGAGGAGAATTCATATCAACTGAAACTCAAACAAGCCACTTGGGTTCCCCATTTATTTCGAGTTAGCGTTTCTCAGAATGAGTACAACAATGAGAAGAGACAAAGGATCACTGTCAGGTCTGTTGCTCCAGTTGACTTTGCCGCTGAATCCAGATTTTTGCTAGAAGAGATAGCAAAAATGAAAGCTtcctaa
- the LOC120071920 gene encoding uncharacterized serine-rich protein C215.13, translating into MESGQKIEAGGSKTHSISSTGEVGLSIPSKKLVSSLSSASDSSSDSSFELIVTGSSGFIDGTSDSLKKDECHVAGHTDSEFEFISSDDIETHPPRADLPRAAKRSSRSLSRSSSSASESSLHDHVIELPKPGKYKDTNAMEPHSNKTLRGPEPGETSHVESRKNLQTCSSTSSSSSSESESERKIKLQKGGDTAGNLLVKNSSSPSKEKDNRLVADLSDDDIPISSMTCNGQSAVTPTHRIDSSSGSETPTQYPPTQVMERADDPTSPAYRIPSRVFSRTKSTAPMEWSVASNESLFSIQMGNMSFTREQLCWLGKSGELCRPGESALDVSQHLAMKPSDCGLKNSRPDGDIAATEARAAETMREVIRENCENQRKESSTLTESSSQSASISHQSDGSTKSFQFPILTGEGGKSISFKGADPEKGKPQSPHPSSNPQTPKESSSDGSPKAATNVGPKRWFSCFSCCPFCS; encoded by the exons ATGGAATCTGGGCAAAAGATCGAGGCTGGTGGATCAAAAACACATTCTATCAGCAGTACGGGCGAAGTTGGTCTTTCTATTCCAAGCAAAAAATTAGTATCTTCCTTATCCTCGGCATCTGATTCCTCCTCTGACAGCTCCTTTGAATTGATCGTAACTGGGTCCAGCGGCTTCATTGACGGTACAAGTGACTCTCTGAAAAAGGATGAGTGCCATGTTGCAGGACACACGGACTCTGAATTTGAGTTTATTAGTAGTGATGATATTGAGACTCATCCTCCAAGGGCTGATCTTCCCCGTGCTGCCAAGAGATCAAGCCGCTCATTATCACGGTCGTCATCATCCGCATCTGAATCTTCCCTGCATGATCATGTGATTGAACTCCCAAAGCCTGGAAAGTACAAAGATACCAACGCTATGGAGCCACATTCGAATAAAACACTACGAGGTCCCGAACCTGGTGAAACCAGTCATGTTGAAAGTAGAAAAAATCTACAAACTTGTTCTTCCACCTCATCTTCCTCATCGTCCGAATCTGAATCTGAACGTAAAATTAAACTTCAAAAGGGTGGAGATACTGCTGGTAATCTATTGGTGAAAAATTCCAGCTCTCCAAGCAAGGAAAAGGACAACAGGTTGGTTGCAGATCTCAGTGATGACGATATTCCCATCAGCTCTATGACTTGCAATGGGCAATCAGCAGTAACTCCAACGCATAGGATAGACTCGAGCTCAGGCAGTGAGACACCTACTCAATATCCTCCAACTCAAGTGATGGAGAGAGCTGATGATCCTACTTCCCCTGCATATAGAATTCCATCTCGTGTCTTTTCTAGAACTAAATCTACAGCGCCTATGGAATGGAGTGTTGCTTCAAATGAATCATTGTTTAGCATTCAGATGGGGAACATGAGTTTTACCAGAGAACAGTTGTGTTGGCTAGGAAAATCAGGTGAGCTATGTAGACCTGGTGAATCGGCCCTTGACGTATCCCAGCATTTGGCTATGAAACCTTCTGATTGCGGATTGAAAAACTCCCGTCCAGATGGTGATATAGCGGCAACTGAAGCACGAGCTGCAGAAACAATGAGGGAGGTTATAAGAGAAAACTGCGAGAACCAACGCAAGGAGAGTTCGACTCTAACCGAGTCATCGTCTCAGTCAGCCAGCATTTCCCATCAGTCAGATGGCAGCACAAAatctttccaatttccaat attgacAGGAGAAGGAGGAAAAAGCATTTCATTTAAGGGAGCCGATCCAGAGAAGGGGAAACCACAATCACCACACCCATCTTCAAATCCTCAGACCCCAAAAGAATCAAGTTCAGACGGATCTCCGAAAGCAGCTACAAACGTGGGGCCAAAGAGGTggttttcttgcttttcttgcTGCCCATTCTGTAGTTAA